Proteins encoded within one genomic window of Glycine soja cultivar W05 chromosome 1, ASM419377v2, whole genome shotgun sequence:
- the LOC114416741 gene encoding uncharacterized protein LOC114416741 produces the protein MTGIKGAPYRARIDALTVTDVCWMPYAEHRGVRGYDLISSYMGQVRWGPIIVYLRLERVVRKMGYIQTVPPPPVRDSLTCTNIDDRWVQFSDHVAPTGELCVVPGQVAPDYMEWFFQISHPFVTPTEDTAEPRPAPPLPTHDDDFVEPPVAEVLVASDPPAHSVVDCTTCVRMGRIVEQLERVINLRMVTAGTDLYDIMDLCLRIARDDDPDDSLRPRQRPRID, from the exons ATGACCGGGATTAAGGGAGCCCCTTACAGAGCACGTATTGATGCCCTGACAGTCACTGACGTCTGTTGGATGCCGTATGCGGAGCATCGGGGAGTTCGGGGCTATGACTTGATCTCCTCGTACATGGGGCAAGTCAGATGGGGTCCGATCATCGTCTACCTTCGACTAGAGAGGGTGGTTCGGAAAATGGGGTACATTCAAACAGTTCCTCCGCCACCGGTTCGTGATTCGTTGACATGTACTAATATAGACGACCGGTGGGTACAGTTTTCAGATCATGTAGCGCCTACAGGGGAGCTCTGTGTAGTTCCTGGGCAGGTGGCCCCAGactacatggagtggttttttCAGATTTCACACCCCTTTGTGACGCCGACGGAGGACACTGCTGAGCCCAGACCTGCGCCTCCCCTTCCAACTCATGATGATGACTTCGTGGAGCCACCTGTCGCCGAGGTTCTAGTCGCGTCAGATCCCCCTGCGCATTCTGTG GTTGATTGCACAACATGTGTCAGGATGGGTAGGATTGTTGAGCAATTGGAGCGCGTCATCAACCTCAGGATGGTGACTGCAGGGACTGACTTATATGATATCATGGATCTTTGCCTGAGGATAGCTAGAGATGATGACCCAGATGACAGTCTTAGGCCGCGACAGAGACCCCGCATAGATTag